A single window of Salvia splendens isolate huo1 chromosome 6, SspV2, whole genome shotgun sequence DNA harbors:
- the LOC121810023 gene encoding nudix hydrolase 16, mitochondrial-like isoform X1: MRQPILISLISLICQCDHSRIPIGSHFRILSWGIFSYILSMFGFSFIHLSEVSLSSFLYQNSRFQANDFRVALLSITYNKASLGSVTPLFDTNLSVEGGWENDETAEEAAEREAMEEAGVRGDLVHFLGCYPFKSKTLQDEYSPQGLCRAATYALHVKEELDSWPEKSHRQRSWLTVGEAIGCCRHAWMRDALEKGFSKWYDDGMIHTLPRKGSR, from the exons ATGAGACAGCCTATTCTTATCTCTCTAATCTCACTAATCTGCCAATGTGACCATTCACGAATACCAATAGGCTCACATTTTCGGATACTATCTTGGGGAATATTCTCTTACATTCTTTCCATGTTTGGCTTCAGTTTCATCCATCTTTCAGAAGTTAGTTTAAGCTCCTTCTTATACCAAAACTCGAGGTTTCAAGCTAACGATTTCAGGGTTGCACTACTTTCCATAACATACAACAAGGCGTCTCTTGGAAGTGTCACTCCCTTGTTTGACACCAATTTGAGTGTTGAG GGTGGGTGGGAGAATGATGAAACGGCCGAGGAGGCAGCCGAAAGGGAAGCCATGGAAGAGGCTGGAGTTCGAGGCGATCTAGTG CATTTTCTTGGATGTTATCCTTTCAAGAGCAAAACACTCCAGGATGAATACAGCCCGCAAGGACTGTGTCGAGCAGCTACGTATGCCTTGCACGTGAAGGAGGAGCTCGACTCCTGGCCTGAAAAGAGCCACCGGCAGAGGAGCTGGCTAACCGTTGGGGAAGCAATCGGGTGCTGCAGGCACGCGTGGATGCGGGATGCCCTTGAGAAAGGTTTCTCAAAGTGGTATGATGATGGCATGATCCATACCTTGCCAAGAAAGGGTTCACGTTGA
- the LOC121807227 gene encoding sigma factor binding protein 2, chloroplastic-like, with product MKIDNLRLLPTSLSPSIVSNPNLPYIIQIQHPLPSPNFKNKMEKIPKKAHKIKKKQPLKVVYITNPIKFETSALEFRALVQELTGQDAHVAYGRGEAVKAQNVIAAAEEEEEEEATKSGQFSGEVTEQEEFDLPNGDSFVSSLMIEGIASNLFDMLEDLDEM from the coding sequence atgaagataGACAACTTGCGTCTACTTCCCACATCActttctccttcaatagtttCAAATCCAAACTTACCATATATCATCCAAATCCAACACCCTCTCCCCTCTCCTAACTTCaaaaacaaaatggaaaaaatccccaaaaaggcacacaaaatcaagaaaaaacaGCCACTAAAGGTTGTGTACATCACAAACCCTATCAAGTTCGAGACAAGTGCCTTGGAATTCCGGGCACTCGTGCAAGAACTCACCGGGCAAGACGCTCACGTGGCCTACGGCCGAGGAGAGGCCGTGAAAGCGCAAAATGTTATTGCAGCagcggaggaggaagaggaggaggaagcgaCAAAGTCGGGCCAGTTTAGTGGCGAAGTGACCGAGCAGGAAGAGTTCGATCTACCAAACGGCGACAGTTTTGTTTCGTCGCTCATGATCGAGGGCATCGCCTCGAACCTGTTTGATAtgcttgaagatctagatgaaATGTAA
- the LOC121810023 gene encoding nudix hydrolase 16, mitochondrial-like isoform X3 produces MECIPFRYKTVKNDDGGITENIVEVLMINSTGGPGLLFPKGGWENDETAEEAAEREAMEEAGVRGDLVHFLGCYPFKSKTLQDEYSPQGLCRAATYALHVKEELDSWPEKSHRQRSWLTVGEAIGCCRHAWMRDALEKGFSKWYDDGMIHTLPRKGSR; encoded by the exons GTGTATTCCCTTCAGATATAAGACAGTGAAAAATGATGATGGTGGCATAACTGAGAATATCGTTGAAGTATTAATGATCAACTCGACTGGTGGACCTGGTCTTCTGTTTCCAAAG GGTGGGTGGGAGAATGATGAAACGGCCGAGGAGGCAGCCGAAAGGGAAGCCATGGAAGAGGCTGGAGTTCGAGGCGATCTAGTG CATTTTCTTGGATGTTATCCTTTCAAGAGCAAAACACTCCAGGATGAATACAGCCCGCAAGGACTGTGTCGAGCAGCTACGTATGCCTTGCACGTGAAGGAGGAGCTCGACTCCTGGCCTGAAAAGAGCCACCGGCAGAGGAGCTGGCTAACCGTTGGGGAAGCAATCGGGTGCTGCAGGCACGCGTGGATGCGGGATGCCCTTGAGAAAGGTTTCTCAAAGTGGTATGATGATGGCATGATCCATACCTTGCCAAGAAAGGGTTCACGTTGA